From the genome of Pelobacter propionicus DSM 2379, one region includes:
- a CDS encoding Glu/Leu/Phe/Val family dehydrogenase, translated as MHSDEATRLNPLEMVHTQLDKAARHLKADLNLVEKLKYAERALLVSVPVVMDDGQLKVFRGFRVQYNTVRGPAKGGIRYHPNVGLDEITALAAWMTWKCAVMNIPFGGAKGGVQCNPKQMNAGEIERLTRRFTAEILSFIGPDRDIPAPDVNTNSQIMAWMMDTYSMQMGHSVPGVVTGKPIEIGGSEGRSEATGLGVVYTIFEAARKLGMDLGGATAAIQGFGNVGASAAKHLCRAGVKITAVSTSKGGVYCDRGIDISALQDYYREHASLAGFQGLDVITNEELLSVDCDILIPAAMENAIHKDNAAKVRARILAEGANGPVSPAADEILNDRGVFIIPDILANAGGVTVSYFEWVQDLQNYFWNEDEINEKLRMLMVSAFNKVTAIAEDSGVDNRTAAQMLGIGRVIEATRLRGLYP; from the coding sequence ATGCATTCCGATGAGGCAACAAGACTCAACCCGCTGGAAATGGTGCACACCCAGTTAGACAAGGCGGCCAGGCACCTGAAGGCCGACCTGAACCTGGTGGAAAAGCTGAAATACGCCGAGCGCGCGCTGCTGGTTTCGGTGCCGGTGGTCATGGATGACGGCCAGCTCAAGGTTTTCCGGGGCTTTCGCGTGCAGTACAATACCGTCAGGGGACCGGCCAAGGGTGGCATCCGCTATCATCCGAACGTTGGGCTTGACGAAATCACCGCCCTGGCAGCCTGGATGACCTGGAAGTGCGCCGTGATGAACATCCCTTTCGGCGGCGCAAAGGGGGGGGTCCAATGCAACCCCAAACAGATGAACGCCGGCGAGATCGAGCGCCTCACCCGCAGGTTTACCGCAGAAATCTTGAGCTTCATCGGCCCGGACAGGGACATACCGGCGCCGGACGTCAACACCAATTCCCAGATAATGGCCTGGATGATGGATACCTACTCCATGCAGATGGGGCATTCGGTACCGGGAGTGGTAACCGGAAAGCCGATCGAAATCGGCGGATCGGAAGGGAGAAGCGAGGCGACCGGACTGGGGGTCGTCTACACCATCTTCGAGGCTGCACGAAAGCTGGGCATGGATCTGGGCGGAGCGACCGCCGCCATCCAGGGTTTCGGCAATGTGGGAGCATCCGCGGCCAAGCACCTCTGCCGTGCGGGAGTCAAAATCACGGCAGTCAGTACCTCCAAGGGGGGAGTCTACTGCGACCGGGGCATCGACATCTCTGCGCTTCAGGATTACTACCGGGAACATGCCAGCCTGGCGGGATTCCAGGGGCTCGATGTCATAACCAATGAAGAACTGCTTTCCGTGGATTGCGACATCCTCATCCCCGCGGCCATGGAAAACGCCATCCACAAGGACAATGCCGCCAAGGTCAGGGCCAGAATCCTGGCCGAGGGCGCCAACGGCCCGGTTTCCCCCGCAGCCGACGAAATCCTCAATGACAGGGGAGTGTTCATCATCCCCGATATTCTGGCCAATGCCGGAGGGGTAACGGTTTCCTATTTCGAGTGGGTCCAGGACCTGCAGAACTACTTCTGGAACGAGGATGAGATCAACGAAAAACTGCGTATGCTGATGGTGAGTGCTTTCAACAAAGTCACCGCCATCGCGGAAGATTCCGGCGTCGACAACAGGACAGCGGCCCAGATGCTGGGCATCGGCCGGGTGATCGAGGCAACCAGGCTGAGGGGGCTGTATCCGTGA
- the sucD gene encoding succinate--CoA ligase subunit alpha has protein sequence MSILIDGNTRFVVQGITGRSGLFHAQQCRAYGSQVVGGVTPGKGGSEIDGFPVFDTLEQAVRATGATASLIFVPPPAAADSILEAVDAGLELCVCITEGIPVRDMVLARAVLEGSKTRLVGPNSPGVITPGQCKMGIMPGQIHAPGRIGVISRSGTLTYEIVRQLTDRGLGQSTCVGIGGDAIIGMKFSDVLKLFNDDPDTDGVFMVGEIGGTAEEEAALWIRENMTKPVAAFVAGVSAPPGKRMGHAGAIISAGKGKATDKIRTLKECGVTVADSPIRMGEAMIEALRKAGLSVA, from the coding sequence ATGTCAATCCTGATCGACGGAAACACTCGATTTGTGGTTCAGGGGATCACCGGCCGCAGCGGGCTGTTCCACGCCCAGCAGTGCCGGGCCTACGGCAGCCAGGTTGTAGGCGGGGTGACGCCCGGCAAGGGGGGAAGCGAGATCGACGGTTTCCCGGTCTTCGACACCCTGGAGCAGGCGGTGCGCGCGACAGGCGCCACGGCATCCCTGATCTTCGTCCCTCCCCCGGCGGCGGCGGATTCGATCCTCGAGGCGGTGGACGCCGGGCTTGAACTGTGCGTCTGCATCACCGAGGGGATACCGGTGCGGGACATGGTGCTGGCGCGGGCAGTGCTGGAGGGAAGCAAAACCAGGCTGGTCGGCCCCAACAGCCCGGGCGTGATCACCCCCGGCCAGTGCAAGATGGGCATCATGCCGGGCCAGATCCACGCACCGGGGAGGATCGGTGTCATCTCCCGCAGCGGCACCCTGACCTACGAGATCGTGCGCCAACTGACCGACAGGGGGCTGGGGCAGTCAACCTGCGTCGGCATCGGCGGCGACGCCATCATCGGCATGAAGTTCAGCGACGTTCTCAAGCTGTTCAATGACGACCCGGACACCGACGGGGTGTTCATGGTCGGCGAGATCGGAGGCACCGCCGAGGAGGAGGCTGCCCTCTGGATCAGGGAGAACATGACCAAGCCGGTGGCCGCCTTCGTGGCCGGCGTCAGCGCCCCTCCCGGAAAGCGCATGGGGCACGCCGGCGCTATCATCAGCGCTGGCAAGGGCAAGGCGACCGACAAGATCCGCACCCTCAAGGAGTGCGGCGTCACCGTGGCCGACAGCCCGATCCGCATGGGCGAGGCAATGATCGAAGCGCTTAGAAAAGCTGGATTGAGCGTGGCTTGA
- the sucC gene encoding ADP-forming succinate--CoA ligase subunit beta — protein MKIHEYQAKDILAGFGIAIPRGRVAMNASQVERAARELGGHCVIKAQVYAGGRGKGGGIRVAQDPGQAGEIAKELLGTKLVTPQTGPEGLEVRRLLVEEVVDIERELYLSITLDRESSRYCLIASAEGGMDIEEIARTAPDRIRILTIDPFIGLRSYQARRTALGLGLVGPLCEECVELILNLYRCLLERDCSLVEINPLVVTNAGWLVAMDTKMTFDDNALQRHCEYPDLVDYSQLNPLEIAAARFDLSYIKLSGAIGCMVNGAGLAMATLDVLKEAGGEPANFLDVGGGASREKVAEAFRIILQDRDVRGVFVNIFGGIMRCDIIAQGIIDAASGGGCRLPIVVRMDGNRVEEGKQLLRESGLNIRIGENMGDGAQQIVAMLNREVNQPCQS, from the coding sequence ATGAAAATCCATGAGTACCAGGCCAAGGATATCCTGGCTGGCTTCGGCATCGCCATCCCGCGCGGCCGGGTGGCCATGAACGCCAGTCAGGTGGAGCGCGCCGCCAGGGAGTTGGGCGGACATTGCGTCATCAAGGCTCAGGTCTACGCCGGCGGCCGCGGCAAGGGAGGCGGCATCAGGGTGGCCCAGGATCCTGGCCAGGCCGGCGAGATCGCCAAAGAGCTGTTGGGCACAAAACTGGTCACGCCCCAGACCGGGCCCGAGGGACTGGAGGTACGCCGCCTGCTGGTGGAGGAGGTCGTGGATATCGAAAGGGAACTGTACCTCTCCATCACCCTGGACCGGGAGAGCTCCCGCTACTGCCTGATCGCATCGGCTGAGGGGGGCATGGACATCGAGGAGATCGCCCGCACGGCGCCGGACAGGATCCGGATACTGACCATCGATCCCTTTATCGGGCTGCGTTCCTATCAGGCGCGCAGGACCGCCTTGGGGCTGGGGCTGGTCGGCCCACTCTGCGAGGAGTGCGTGGAATTGATCCTCAACCTGTACCGCTGCCTCCTGGAGAGGGACTGCTCCCTGGTGGAGATCAACCCGCTGGTGGTGACCAACGCCGGCTGGCTGGTGGCCATGGACACCAAGATGACCTTTGACGACAACGCCCTGCAGCGCCACTGCGAGTACCCCGACCTGGTGGACTACTCCCAGCTCAACCCGCTGGAGATCGCCGCCGCCAGGTTTGATCTCTCCTACATCAAACTCTCCGGCGCCATCGGCTGCATGGTCAACGGCGCCGGCCTGGCCATGGCCACCCTGGACGTGCTCAAGGAGGCAGGTGGCGAGCCGGCCAACTTCCTGGACGTGGGGGGCGGCGCCAGCCGGGAGAAGGTGGCCGAGGCCTTCCGCATCATCCTGCAGGACCGGGACGTGCGGGGAGTGTTCGTCAACATCTTCGGCGGGATCATGCGCTGCGACATCATCGCCCAGGGGATCATCGATGCCGCCTCCGGCGGTGGTTGCAGACTGCCGATAGTGGTGCGCATGGATGGCAACCGGGTCGAGGAGGGGAAACAGTTGCTCCGTGAGTCCGGCCTGAACATCCGCATCGGCGAGAACATGGGCGACGGAGCCCAACAGATCGTCGCCATGCTGAACCGGGAGGTGAACCAGCCATGTCAATCCTGA
- a CDS encoding serine protein kinase PrkA, whose amino-acid sequence MAVQEMLIQHIAALKNDERVFENAFQSVARMILGAGFEKVVVNGRTTYDFTLFRGGKKHAIGMYDEINSFVSYVKDAAEGGSSKEMAFVLVGEPGNGKTFFVEFLCSRYRDFLSQSRNRRYTFRFDGLAQLGHYGRINQVDSQTLEDPMILAMNLFDNPDDNRRYLADQCGLEEQAIEQLFENYRPLGACSGYIWNDIRAFCDGNLERMLAFVQVIPVPMSESLGTVTGKYPAKDKITSSSVDLLGEESIQRLLHISDTNNPYRFDLRRGALARVAGGGIHFSDEIFKNKKDLVQVYLGVIQNRAIEIDGYRWPIDSLIIATSNNSEFNRFLAEKEEAPIVDRCRICYVSHNTNYLLQKGLTAYAIGSEHKTTLSKEVLHQDPNLNYAASVGVVLTRLPRSEKLTPIETMKLAAGEVAGEKSIKTLAEVIDTLGQDPDITKRFGQKGLGHRSLGRALQLQVESSETNEGRCMFAYDVFKTLERVVLDYVVETNDRAKYLEDLKVAKGLYRERIMTEMFNAYMDEPQAIRKDVMNYVNMIIGIDAENLGPDRMWKYKDPQTGELKALKIDERYVKSAEERIGLKTEEQRDSFRTSIRKIYGQKISVDPNYDFMDNLELVKAVTDVRLKSDIAGAGSLIGALANRTNEENQKLYDRMITTMLEKLGYCRTCAQKTIEYFCTQEDEN is encoded by the coding sequence ATGGCTGTCCAGGAGATGCTGATCCAGCATATAGCCGCATTGAAAAACGATGAACGTGTCTTCGAGAACGCCTTCCAGTCCGTTGCCAGGATGATTCTGGGGGCCGGCTTTGAAAAGGTGGTGGTCAACGGCAGGACCACCTACGACTTCACCCTCTTCCGCGGCGGCAAAAAGCACGCCATCGGCATGTACGATGAGATCAACAGCTTTGTCTCCTATGTCAAGGATGCGGCCGAGGGGGGCTCCAGCAAGGAGATGGCTTTCGTGCTGGTGGGAGAACCGGGCAACGGCAAGACCTTTTTCGTGGAGTTCCTCTGTTCCCGCTACCGGGACTTCCTCTCCCAGTCCAGGAACCGGCGCTACACCTTCCGCTTCGACGGACTGGCCCAGCTTGGGCACTACGGCAGGATCAACCAGGTGGATTCCCAGACCCTGGAAGACCCCATGATCCTGGCCATGAACCTGTTCGACAACCCGGACGACAACCGACGCTACCTGGCTGACCAGTGCGGGCTGGAGGAACAGGCTATCGAGCAGCTCTTTGAAAACTACCGCCCCCTGGGCGCCTGCAGCGGCTACATCTGGAACGACATCCGCGCCTTCTGTGACGGCAACCTGGAGCGCATGCTGGCGTTCGTCCAGGTCATCCCGGTTCCCATGAGCGAGAGCCTGGGAACGGTCACCGGAAAGTACCCGGCCAAGGACAAGATCACCTCCTCATCGGTGGACCTCCTGGGGGAGGAGTCGATCCAGCGCCTGCTGCACATCTCCGACACCAATAACCCCTACCGCTTCGACCTGCGCCGCGGCGCCCTGGCCAGAGTCGCCGGCGGCGGGATCCACTTCTCCGACGAGATCTTCAAGAACAAGAAGGACCTGGTGCAGGTCTACCTGGGGGTGATCCAGAACCGGGCCATCGAGATCGACGGCTACAGGTGGCCCATCGACTCGCTGATCATCGCCACCAGCAACAACTCCGAATTCAACCGCTTCCTGGCCGAGAAGGAGGAGGCGCCCATCGTTGACCGCTGCCGGATCTGCTATGTCTCCCACAACACCAACTACCTCTTGCAGAAGGGGCTGACCGCCTACGCCATCGGCAGCGAACACAAGACTACCCTGAGCAAGGAAGTGTTGCACCAGGACCCGAACCTGAACTACGCCGCCTCGGTGGGGGTGGTGCTGACCCGGTTGCCCCGCTCGGAGAAGCTGACCCCCATCGAAACCATGAAGCTGGCAGCCGGCGAGGTGGCCGGCGAGAAGAGCATCAAGACCCTGGCCGAGGTGATTGACACCCTGGGACAGGACCCGGACATCACCAAGCGCTTCGGCCAGAAGGGGCTGGGGCACCGCAGCCTGGGGCGCGCCCTGCAACTGCAGGTGGAGAGCTCCGAGACCAACGAAGGGCGCTGCATGTTCGCCTATGACGTGTTCAAGACCCTGGAGCGGGTGGTGCTGGACTATGTGGTGGAAACCAACGACCGGGCCAAGTACCTGGAGGACCTGAAGGTTGCCAAGGGGCTCTACCGCGAGCGGATCATGACCGAGATGTTCAACGCCTACATGGACGAGCCCCAGGCCATCCGCAAGGACGTGATGAACTACGTCAACATGATCATCGGCATCGATGCCGAGAACCTGGGTCCGGACCGCATGTGGAAGTACAAGGATCCCCAGACCGGCGAGCTTAAGGCGCTGAAGATCGACGAGCGCTACGTCAAGAGCGCCGAGGAACGTATCGGGCTCAAGACCGAGGAGCAGCGCGATTCCTTCCGCACCTCCATCCGCAAGATCTACGGCCAGAAGATCTCCGTGGACCCCAACTACGATTTCATGGACAACCTGGAACTGGTCAAGGCGGTCACGGATGTGCGCCTCAAGTCGGACATCGCCGGGGCGGGCAGCCTGATCGGCGCCCTGGCCAACCGGACCAACGAGGAGAACCAGAAGCTGTACGACCGCATGATAACCACCATGCTGGAGAAGCTGGGCTACTGCCGTACCTGCGCCCAGAAGACCATCGAGTACTTCTGCACCCAGGAAGACGAGAACTAA
- a CDS encoding SpoVR family protein: MELINQHTKRIMEGCKERARSAGLSFTDESLEYLVTNRDLLELSPKVMIPTLYDYWVHDVEVLREKGKYELYPHNPYETVINTRPPISFYNDNNPDWLNVMIFYHVLAHIDFFQNNLYFRHTWDYDFTGQALSDKRVIAKLRAEKGRWVDYVIEFARGIDNLVDFHGGLTELFMPRGAGCSSRLNYYFDVFLQSVKKVPVSDYLKEVSRYNDCLKHDAQLGEKSFFVEAERRYPELEAHFSRWERQDKPVVRRDLLRYLLDHSSFLARDENVWMRSILEIVRKTSVFFQPQIRTKIMNEGWASYWHEQLFLKDDRIRGHEVDFARVHAGVTSMPRVGINPYALGMRLFCQIEEQADKGRFSFDFQRLADADRRRHFDAGTASGGDYIFSVRENLCDYLFLKNYLDQDFLDRYKLFVAGKRLDQQRMVWQYYVKSRRADDYRAMLLDSLYHPPVITVDQEKGVEGSLYLVHAFEGKQLVHEYIANTLMGIEYLWGGPVHLETSDARLAATPSGPGSPEGVSGRVVAWQRVLYSMNEKVLSRKNL; the protein is encoded by the coding sequence ATGGAACTGATCAACCAGCATACCAAGAGGATCATGGAGGGGTGCAAGGAGCGTGCGCGCTCTGCCGGCCTCAGCTTCACCGATGAGAGTCTGGAGTACTTGGTCACCAACCGCGATCTGCTGGAACTCTCACCCAAGGTGATGATCCCGACCCTGTATGACTACTGGGTGCACGACGTGGAGGTGCTGCGGGAGAAGGGAAAGTACGAACTCTACCCCCACAACCCCTACGAAACGGTGATCAACACCCGGCCGCCCATATCCTTCTACAACGACAACAACCCGGACTGGCTGAACGTGATGATCTTCTACCATGTCCTGGCCCACATCGATTTCTTCCAGAATAACCTCTACTTCCGCCATACCTGGGACTACGACTTTACCGGCCAGGCCCTCTCGGACAAGCGGGTTATCGCCAAGCTGCGCGCCGAGAAGGGGCGCTGGGTGGATTACGTGATCGAGTTTGCCCGGGGAATCGACAACCTGGTGGATTTTCACGGCGGCCTGACAGAGCTGTTCATGCCCCGGGGGGCTGGGTGCTCGTCCCGACTGAACTACTACTTTGACGTCTTTCTGCAGAGCGTGAAGAAGGTCCCGGTCAGCGACTACTTGAAGGAGGTCAGCCGCTACAACGACTGCCTGAAACACGACGCCCAGCTGGGCGAGAAGAGCTTCTTCGTGGAGGCCGAGCGGCGCTATCCCGAACTGGAGGCCCATTTCAGTCGCTGGGAGCGCCAGGACAAGCCGGTGGTCCGACGCGACCTGCTGCGCTACCTGCTGGACCACTCGTCCTTCCTCGCCAGGGACGAGAACGTCTGGATGCGGTCGATCCTGGAGATCGTGCGCAAGACATCCGTGTTTTTCCAGCCCCAGATAAGGACCAAGATCATGAACGAGGGGTGGGCCAGCTACTGGCACGAGCAGCTCTTCCTTAAGGACGACCGCATCCGCGGGCATGAGGTGGATTTCGCCCGGGTTCACGCCGGCGTCACCTCCATGCCGCGGGTGGGTATCAATCCCTATGCCCTGGGCATGCGGCTCTTCTGCCAGATCGAGGAGCAGGCCGACAAGGGACGTTTCTCCTTTGACTTCCAGCGTCTGGCCGACGCCGACAGACGCAGGCATTTCGATGCGGGTACCGCCTCGGGAGGGGACTACATCTTCTCCGTGCGCGAGAACCTGTGCGATTACCTGTTCCTGAAGAACTACCTGGATCAGGATTTCTTGGATCGCTACAAGCTGTTCGTGGCCGGGAAGCGCCTGGACCAGCAGCGCATGGTCTGGCAGTACTATGTCAAGAGTCGCAGGGCGGACGACTATCGAGCCATGCTGCTGGACTCCCTGTACCATCCTCCGGTCATCACCGTGGACCAGGAAAAGGGGGTCGAGGGCTCACTCTACCTGGTGCATGCCTTCGAGGGAAAACAACTGGTGCATGAGTACATCGCCAATACCCTGATGGGAATCGAGTATCTGTGGGGTGGGCCGGTGCATCTGGAAACCAGCGATGCCAGACTGGCCGCCACACCTTCGGGCCCCGGCAGCCCGGAGGGAGTCTCGGGCAGGGTGGTGGCCTGGCAACGGGTGCTGTACTCCATGAATGAAAAGGTACTGTCCAGAAAGAATCTCTGA
- the gap gene encoding type I glyceraldehyde-3-phosphate dehydrogenase has protein sequence MYKVAINGFGRIGRLAFRKIFEDDRFEVVAINDLTEPKMLAHLLKYDSVQGRFAGHTVGFDDDSLVVDDKKIGVYKDADPKNLPWDKLGVDIVLECTGFFCSKTKSQAHIDAGAKRVLISAPAGNDLPTIVYGVNHHTLKYDDLIVSGASCTTNCLAPLAKTLNDYRELRTGFMTTIHAYTGDQMLLDGPHRKGDFRRARAGAINIVPNSTGAAKAIGLVIPELDGKLIGSAQRVPVPSGSITILDATLKDETETVSVEGINEAMKRAADDSFGYSDEELVSSDIIGISYGSLFDSTQTLAQRCGTKIYEVRVVSWYDNEMSYVSQLIRTLGLMGSLMR, from the coding sequence ATGTATAAAGTCGCAATTAATGGTTTTGGGAGAATAGGAAGACTTGCATTTCGAAAAATCTTTGAAGATGATCGTTTTGAAGTTGTGGCAATTAACGATTTAACAGAGCCAAAGATGCTTGCTCATCTTCTGAAGTATGACAGTGTACAAGGTCGTTTTGCAGGACATACTGTCGGTTTTGATGATGACTCTCTTGTCGTTGATGACAAGAAAATAGGAGTTTACAAAGACGCAGATCCCAAGAACCTTCCGTGGGACAAACTTGGGGTAGACATTGTTTTAGAGTGTACAGGGTTTTTCTGCTCAAAAACCAAGAGTCAGGCGCATATTGATGCAGGGGCAAAGAGGGTTCTTATTTCAGCTCCTGCCGGCAATGATCTTCCAACCATTGTATATGGCGTGAATCATCATACTCTGAAATATGATGACCTCATTGTCTCCGGTGCATCCTGCACAACCAATTGCCTTGCTCCTCTGGCAAAGACATTGAATGATTATCGTGAGTTACGAACAGGATTCATGACTACGATTCATGCATATACGGGCGACCAAATGCTGCTTGATGGACCGCACCGTAAAGGTGATTTTCGCCGTGCAAGAGCCGGTGCAATTAACATTGTGCCTAATTCAACCGGTGCTGCGAAAGCTATCGGCCTTGTCATTCCTGAACTTGATGGAAAGCTTATCGGATCAGCGCAACGTGTACCTGTTCCTTCTGGTTCCATCACTATTCTTGATGCCACTTTAAAGGATGAGACCGAGACTGTATCTGTTGAAGGAATCAATGAAGCAATGAAAAGAGCTGCTGATGATTCCTTTGGATATTCTGACGAGGAGTTGGTGTCAAGCGATATAATTGGTATAAGCTATGGTTCACTTTTTGATTCTACGCAAACACTTGCGCAGCGGTGTGGAACCAAGATTTATGAGGTTAGAGTTGTTTCCTGGTATGACAATGAAATGAGCTATGTAAGTCAATTAATCAGAACTTTAGGCCTCATGGGAAGTCTGATGAGATAA
- a CDS encoding DUF444 family protein, producing the protein MRNKLLTYLEELKAAGMSPQREAELRAELETADDPHAPPASVAEGAGTEGSGLPNFKGGDLTFLQQIPPPYVNAAVLAKSLDELLERDRQREKDGFPRKIQVGKLVKPGKGNAGKVVVVPTTVEEKLIHDSTIRPTGEGGGEGSGTGGSGEGEEGEVIGEQPVRGEADQPGGAGPGEGEGENHELESTAYDLGKTLSEKFQLPNLKDKGKKRSFTRYSYDLTDKNRGFGQVLDKKATLRTIVETNIALGNLPDLSDIDPTRFLIAPHDKIYRVLSPEKDYEPQAMLFFLRDYSGSMEGKATELVVSQHVLIYSWLLYQYAGQAETRFILHDTEAREVPDFYTYYNSRVAGGTQVSSAFKLVNDIVEKENLARDYNIYVFHGTDGDDWDDGGMKAVAEISHMLGYASRVGITVAAHAGQDGVMTTVARFMNTSGLLKSKPGLIRMDIIQEDADEARLIEGIKKLIS; encoded by the coding sequence ATGCGAAACAAACTGCTCACATACCTGGAAGAACTGAAGGCTGCCGGGATGTCTCCCCAGCGGGAGGCAGAGCTCAGGGCTGAACTGGAGACGGCGGATGATCCCCACGCCCCCCCCGCATCAGTCGCAGAGGGTGCCGGGACAGAGGGGAGCGGCCTGCCGAACTTCAAGGGGGGAGACCTTACCTTCCTGCAGCAGATTCCACCGCCCTACGTCAACGCGGCCGTGCTGGCCAAGTCCCTTGACGAACTGCTGGAACGGGACCGCCAGCGGGAGAAGGATGGCTTCCCGCGCAAGATCCAGGTGGGTAAACTGGTCAAGCCGGGCAAGGGGAACGCGGGCAAGGTGGTGGTGGTTCCCACCACCGTGGAGGAGAAGCTGATCCACGACTCGACCATCAGGCCGACCGGCGAGGGGGGGGGCGAGGGGAGCGGAACCGGTGGCAGCGGCGAAGGGGAGGAGGGGGAGGTCATCGGCGAACAACCGGTCCGCGGAGAGGCCGACCAGCCGGGAGGAGCAGGCCCCGGAGAGGGTGAGGGGGAAAACCACGAACTGGAGTCCACCGCCTACGATCTGGGCAAGACCCTCTCGGAGAAGTTCCAGCTCCCCAACCTGAAGGACAAGGGGAAAAAGCGCTCCTTCACCCGCTACTCCTACGACCTGACCGACAAGAACCGCGGATTCGGCCAGGTGCTGGACAAGAAGGCCACCCTGCGCACCATCGTGGAAACCAACATCGCCCTGGGGAATCTCCCCGACCTGTCGGACATCGATCCGACCCGTTTTTTGATCGCGCCCCACGACAAGATCTACCGCGTGCTCTCCCCGGAGAAGGACTACGAGCCCCAGGCCATGCTCTTCTTCCTGCGCGACTACTCCGGCTCCATGGAGGGCAAGGCCACCGAACTGGTGGTGTCCCAGCATGTGCTGATCTACAGCTGGCTGTTGTACCAGTACGCCGGCCAGGCCGAGACCCGCTTCATCCTGCACGATACCGAGGCCAGGGAAGTGCCGGACTTCTACACCTACTACAACTCCCGCGTCGCGGGGGGGACGCAGGTTTCCAGCGCCTTCAAGCTGGTCAACGACATCGTGGAGAAGGAGAACCTGGCCAGGGATTACAACATCTACGTGTTCCACGGAACCGACGGGGATGACTGGGACGACGGCGGCATGAAGGCCGTTGCCGAGATCAGCCACATGCTGGGATACGCCAGTCGGGTGGGGATCACCGTTGCGGCCCACGCCGGCCAGGACGGGGTAATGACAACGGTGGCGCGCTTCATGAACACCTCGGGGTTGCTCAAGAGCAAGCCGGGGCTGATCAGGATGGACATCATCCAGGAGGACGCGGACGAAGCGCGGCTGATCGAAGGGATCAAGAAGCTGATCTCCTGA
- the tsaB gene encoding tRNA (adenosine(37)-N6)-threonylcarbamoyltransferase complex dimerization subunit type 1 TsaB → MRILSIDTSTSLASVALVAAEKPLAESVFMADRCLSARLVPEVLRLLQAAGLTVNDLDLFACALGPGSFTGVRAGLATTQGFALATGKPCAGYSSLTLLAMNFPLASLPVCSMLDARKNEVYASLSDCSTPIPTTLIEECVLAPERFLDLLDDQVEGPLILCGDGALRYRELISSRLGDRARFAPFPQQSSHAANGALLALQCYRQGRTLSPEQLLPVYIRASEAEYAKLDQQKLLRKRQ, encoded by the coding sequence ATGCGTATCCTCAGTATCGACACATCCACATCCCTGGCCAGCGTGGCCCTCGTTGCCGCTGAAAAGCCTCTGGCCGAATCTGTTTTCATGGCGGACCGCTGCCTGTCCGCCCGTCTCGTGCCGGAAGTCCTGCGCCTGCTGCAGGCTGCCGGCCTGACCGTCAACGATCTGGACCTGTTCGCCTGCGCCCTGGGGCCCGGTTCCTTCACCGGCGTGCGCGCCGGACTGGCGACCACCCAGGGGTTTGCCCTGGCAACGGGAAAACCATGCGCCGGCTACTCATCCCTGACGCTTCTGGCCATGAACTTCCCTCTGGCATCCCTGCCGGTCTGCTCGATGCTGGATGCCCGCAAGAACGAGGTTTACGCCTCCCTCAGCGACTGCTCCACCCCCATTCCCACGACGCTGATCGAGGAGTGCGTCCTAGCGCCGGAACGTTTCCTGGACCTTCTGGACGATCAGGTTGAGGGCCCGCTAATCCTCTGCGGCGATGGCGCGCTGCGCTACCGGGAGCTGATCTCGTCACGCCTGGGGGATCGGGCCCGTTTCGCCCCCTTTCCCCAGCAGAGCAGCCATGCCGCCAACGGCGCGCTGCTGGCCCTCCAGTGCTACCGCCAGGGCCGGACCCTTTCACCCGAACAGCTGCTGCCGGTCTACATCCGCGCCTCGGAGGCTGAATACGCCAAGCTGGACCAGCAGAAACTGCTGCGCAAACGTCAGTAG